The genomic interval AATTCTCCAGGCGATTGCCTTCTCAAACAGAGGCGTAAGAACGCGCGCGCCATAGCCAAGTGCAAAAAACCAGACAAAGGATGCTGCAATCGCGCCAATGGCGAACAGGATTTGTTGAAAGCCCAGCCATCGAGCAGAAAGACTACCCACCAGCATCACCGTATCCAGATAGACATGCGGATTGAGATAGGTGAAGGCCAGAACGGTCAGAATAGCGCTCTTCAAGCTAATACTCTCGCCCTTGGATACATGCATGCCGTTGCTCTTAAAGGCTCGTATGAAAGCCTGCAGACCATAAAAGAGCAGAAATGCAAATCCTCCCCATGTGATCAGCGTTAGCAAGAGCTGGGATTGCCGCACCAACGTGCCCATGCCTGCCACGCCTGCTGCTATGAGAATGGCATCGGAGAATGAACAAATCAGTACAATGGGCAGAACATGCAATCGCTGCAGCCCCAGACGCAAGACAAAGGCATTCTGGGCTCCGATCGCGATAATAAGCGAAGCACCCAGAAAAAATCCCTGCAGCATGGGAGTATAAATGTAAGAGATGGGCATGGGCAGTCTCGTTAAAGGCGCAATCTCAAGGCGAGAACAAGCCGGACGCAGAACGCCCGGCTTGTTGTGTCACTTATCTGCTCGTTGGGGGAAAACTTACGGGTAAAGCCGTGTCTTCTCCCAACCATCGCTGCTCGGTTTGAAAACGACGCGATCGTGTAGTCTGAAATTCCGATCATGCCAGAATTCGATTTCTTGGGGCACGACCCGGAAACCGGACCAATAGTCAGGGCGCGGAATGCGTCCGATATTGAATTTGGCGGTATATTCAGCAACGGCCTTTTCAAGCGCAAAGCGGCTTTCCAGAGGCCGGGATTGTTTAGATGCCCAGGCCCCGATGCGGCTTCCGCGCGCACGGGATTCGTAGTAGGCGTCCGCTTCTTCCTTGCTGACCTCTTCAACAGCACCCCGAATGCGCACCTGACGTCGCAGGCTCTTCCAATGGAAAAGAAGGGCCACTTTCTGGCTGGCCAGCAGCTCACGACCTTTGGCACTTTCGAAGTTTGTATAAAAAACGAATCCCTTTTCCGAATAATCCTTTAGCAGCACCATGCGCACATTCGGCATGCCGCTTTCATCCACCGTGGCAACGGCCATGGCGTTGGGATCGTTCGGCTCACTGGCTTCAGCTTCCGCTAACCAACGAGAAAAGAGCTCCAGAGGCTTGTTTGCCTCAGTAAAGTTACCACTCATTAACCTTCCTGGCTGAAAATAAACTATGACTTCAAAGGCGGGTCCTGCATGACGATGCGGGCTCGGTCTAGAGTGTAAAGGAACCTGACATGTTTGGCCATAGAGTCTCTGCATCAATTTACAGCGTCGTCCGCGGTGCCGTAAAGCTCTGCGTGCTGGCTGCCTGTTGTTCCCTCGGCGCTTGCGCTTCTGTCAGTTTTATGGGCTCCTCCGATCAGGTCGACAAGATCAAGACCGGCTCGATTGGCGTGACAGATCGCTTGCTTGCTGGCATTGACCCTTCCGACTGGCAAGTCATGCTGAACCGTATGTCTTCATTCGACAAAGTCGCCTTGCAGGCTGAAGAAGTCAATGCAGACTGGATCAACCCGGAAACTGGCTCCAAAGGGCGTATCACCCAGGTCAAGAAGTTGCCCGACATGATGAATGAGGAATGCCGCTCCTTCAAAAGCTCCATGCATCGGGTAACGGGTGTCGAGAATATCGAAGGGCAGGCGTGCAAGGTGCCCGATGGCAGCTGGCAAATTGTCGGCTT from uncultured Cohaesibacter sp. carries:
- a CDS encoding LysE/ArgO family amino acid transporter translates to MYTPMLQGFFLGASLIIAIGAQNAFVLRLGLQRLHVLPIVLICSFSDAILIAAGVAGMGTLVRQSQLLLTLITWGGFAFLLFYGLQAFIRAFKSNGMHVSKGESISLKSAILTVLAFTYLNPHVYLDTVMLVGSLSARWLGFQQILFAIGAIAASFVWFFALGYGARVLTPLFEKAIAWRILDFIIGVIMWLLAWSLIHSTV
- the pdxH gene encoding pyridoxamine 5'-phosphate oxidase, which gives rise to MSGNFTEANKPLELFSRWLAEAEASEPNDPNAMAVATVDESGMPNVRMVLLKDYSEKGFVFYTNFESAKGRELLASQKVALLFHWKSLRRQVRIRGAVEEVSKEEADAYYESRARGSRIGAWASKQSRPLESRFALEKAVAEYTAKFNIGRIPRPDYWSGFRVVPQEIEFWHDRNFRLHDRVVFKPSSDGWEKTRLYP
- a CDS encoding RT0821/Lpp0805 family surface protein translates to MFGHRVSASIYSVVRGAVKLCVLAACCSLGACASVSFMGSSDQVDKIKTGSIGVTDRLLAGIDPSDWQVMLNRMSSFDKVALQAEEVNADWINPETGSKGRITQVKKLPDMMNEECRSFKSSMHRVTGVENIEGQACKVPDGSWQIVGFSTGVSV